In Thermoanaerobaculia bacterium, the genomic window CGGCGACGAGGGCCTGATGCACGTTCGAGAGCCCGCCGCCGAGCGTGGTCGAGCCGGTCACGAGGCACCGGTCCTCCGGGACGTACGAGAGCTCCTCGGTCGCCGCGAGCGCCTGGGTGGCGATCATCCCGTGGCTCTGGACGACGCCCTTCGGCGCGCCGGTCGATCCGGACGTGAAGAGCACGCAGGCCGGCGACCCCGGGTCGATCTCCGGTGCCGGATCGCCGATCGGGACGTCGGGGATACCTCCGACGTCGAGGATCCCGCCGCCGGCCGTCTCGGCGACGGCGGCCGCGACCGCCGGGGTGGCCGGCGCGCCCGAACGGCCGCCCGCCGCGGCGTCCGTCACCACGAGCGCCGTGCCCACCGCGCGCGCGATGCGGACGAGGCGGTCCGCCGGCTGCAGCGGGTCCATCGGAATCGCGACGCGTCCCGACCGGTACGCCGCGATCTGTGCGGCGATTCCGGTCACGCCCGGAGAAAAAACGAGGATCGCGGGGGCGGCCGGGTCTCCCGGCGCGTTCGCGAGGGCGCGAGCGATGCGACGGACGCGGGCGTTCAGCTCGCCGTAGCTCAGATTCTCGTCCCGCCCGATCCAGGCCGGCCGGCGCGGATTCTCGGCGGCCCGCGCCTCGAAGAGGGCGGCGATCCCCGTCGGTCCGTTCATTCGATCCGCGCCCTTCGCCAGCGGACGAGCCGGCGGCTCGCGAGCTCGAGCCCGGCCTGGATCGCGATCCCGAACAGGGATGCCGTGAGGAGGCCCGCCCAGAGATCGTCGATCGAAAAGGTCTGCCACGCCCTCCAGATCCAGGCGCCGAGACCGTCGTTGGCGGCGACGAGCTCGAGGGCGATCGCGATGACGAGCCCGAGCGTGAGCGCCAGACGCAGCCCCACCAGGACGAGCGGGAGAGCGCCGGGAAGAACGACTCGGCCGAACGTCCGTGCGCGGGAGGCGCCATAATGCCGCGCGACCTCGAAGTGAACCGGGCTGATCTCCGCGACCCCGGCGATCGTGTTGATCGCGAGCGGGAAGAACGCGGAGACGGCGACGAGCAGGATCCGCGCCGATTCGCCGATCCCGAAAGCGACGAGGAAGAGGGGAAGCGCGGCGATCTTCGGAACCGCGTGGCCGGCCGCGAGCAGGGGATCGAGCGTGCGGCGCACCGCGGGGCTCCAGCCGGCGAGGGCTCCGAGCCCGATTCCGACAGGGGCCGCGAGCCCGACGCCGACGAGGACCCGTGCCGCGGTCGTCGCCGCGGCGCGCGAGAGTCCCCCGTCCGCGAAGCGGCGCACGGTCGCCGCGAGGATCGCGCTCGGCGGGGGAAAGAAGATCGCGGCGGCCCCGCCCGCGCGGCGCGCGGCGATCTCCCAGAAGAGGGCGACGGCGCCCCCCGCGAGGAGGA contains:
- a CDS encoding ABC transporter permease → MNRGRVAGAPAILLAGGAVALFWEIAARRAGGAAAIFFPPPSAILAATVRRFADGGLSRAAATTAARVLVGVGLAAPVGIGLGALAGWSPAVRRTLDPLLAAGHAVPKIAALPLFLVAFGIGESARILLVAVSAFFPLAINTIAGVAEISPVHFEVARHYGASRARTFGRVVLPGALPLVLVGLRLALTLGLVIAIALELVAANDGLGAWIWRAWQTFSIDDLWAGLLTASLFGIAIQAGLELASRRLVRWRRARIE